One Cedecea neteri DNA segment encodes these proteins:
- the hmsP gene encoding biofilm formation regulator HmsP — MRVSRSLTIKQMAMVSAVALAFIFIFIVIQLFHFVQQNRYDTATQMEKIAHSVRLPLSEAILRADIPQAEAILHQIQPSGIISRADVVLPNQFQALRISFMPEHQIPMLITRVFELPVQISLPLYSLERPANPQPLAYLVLQADSWRMYRIIVSTISTLLTTYLLLALILTVAISWCINRLVVHPIRKISRELDGLNPQQAGEHQLTLPPLHHDDEIGMLVRSYNRNQQVTQRLQQQMNSLSTHNPVSELPNKALLMALIEQMVGNDKHGALILIGSETLQDAAGVLNEEQREMLLLTLVEKIKPVLPTNAVLAQLSQNDFGLLLYGVSDPWNAMTLAQKIMETLNARLPIQALQLKPTASIGIAMFRGGLDAEQLYRRAASATLAARRFGKNQIQFFDPDQMEKAQRRLTEEHDILNALERHHFAVWLQPQVDMRDGSVVSAEVLLRQRQHDGSWSLPEGLIERIEACGLMITVGNWILEESCRTLSAWQSRGITLPLCVNLSALQLLHEAMVPSLLELLGRYRIQPGTLILEVTESRRIEDPQAAVNILRPLRQAGVRIALDDFGMGYASLHHLHHMKALPIDVLKIDKSFIEGLPEDNAMVGVIIAMAKALDLKVVAEGVEREAQREWLVQQGVIYAQGFLYAKAHTLEQFEREFLTA; from the coding sequence TTGCGAGTCAGTCGTTCCCTAACGATAAAACAGATGGCTATGGTGTCAGCCGTGGCCCTGGCGTTTATTTTTATTTTTATCGTCATTCAGCTGTTCCATTTTGTGCAGCAAAATCGCTACGACACCGCCACGCAAATGGAGAAAATCGCCCACTCCGTGCGTCTTCCGCTGTCTGAGGCCATTTTGCGGGCTGACATTCCGCAGGCCGAGGCCATTCTTCATCAGATCCAACCCTCGGGCATCATCAGTCGAGCCGACGTCGTGCTGCCAAACCAGTTCCAGGCGCTTCGCATTAGCTTTATGCCGGAGCACCAAATCCCGATGCTCATCACCCGCGTGTTTGAGCTGCCGGTGCAGATTTCCCTGCCGCTTTATTCTCTCGAACGCCCGGCAAACCCGCAGCCGCTGGCTTATCTGGTGCTACAGGCGGATTCCTGGCGTATGTACCGCATTATCGTCAGCACGATTTCCACTCTGCTGACTACCTATTTGCTGCTGGCGCTGATTTTGACCGTGGCGATCAGCTGGTGCATTAACCGGCTGGTGGTGCATCCGATCCGTAAAATTAGCCGCGAGCTGGATGGCCTTAATCCTCAACAAGCGGGCGAGCATCAGCTTACGCTGCCGCCGCTGCATCATGACGATGAGATTGGCATGCTGGTGCGCAGCTATAACCGCAATCAACAGGTTACCCAGCGTCTTCAGCAGCAAATGAATTCGTTGAGCACCCACAATCCGGTCTCTGAGCTGCCGAATAAGGCGCTGCTGATGGCGCTGATTGAACAGATGGTGGGGAACGATAAGCACGGCGCATTAATACTGATCGGCAGCGAAACGCTGCAGGATGCGGCCGGCGTGCTGAATGAAGAACAGCGCGAGATGCTACTGCTGACGCTGGTCGAGAAAATTAAACCCGTGTTGCCGACCAATGCGGTGCTGGCCCAGCTTAGCCAGAATGATTTTGGGCTGCTGCTCTATGGCGTCAGCGACCCGTGGAATGCCATGACGCTGGCACAGAAAATCATGGAAACGCTCAACGCTCGTTTGCCCATCCAGGCGCTACAGTTGAAACCGACCGCCAGCATTGGCATAGCGATGTTCAGGGGCGGTCTTGATGCCGAGCAGCTTTATCGTCGGGCGGCTTCGGCAACGCTTGCGGCCCGCCGCTTCGGGAAAAACCAAATTCAGTTCTTCGACCCCGATCAAATGGAAAAAGCCCAGCGCCGCCTGACCGAAGAGCACGATATTTTGAACGCGCTTGAGAGGCATCATTTTGCCGTCTGGCTGCAACCGCAGGTGGATATGCGTGATGGAAGCGTGGTCAGCGCCGAAGTCCTGCTGCGCCAGCGCCAGCATGATGGTAGTTGGAGTCTGCCTGAAGGGTTGATTGAGCGCATCGAAGCCTGCGGGCTGATGATTACCGTTGGTAACTGGATCCTCGAGGAGTCCTGCCGCACCCTGTCAGCCTGGCAAAGCCGGGGGATTACGCTGCCGCTGTGCGTCAACCTTTCCGCGCTCCAGTTGCTGCATGAAGCCATGGTGCCTTCACTGTTAGAGTTACTTGGGCGTTACAGAATCCAGCCCGGCACGCTGATTCTTGAAGTGACCGAAAGCCGCCGCATTGAAGATCCGCAGGCGGCGGTCAATATTCTGCGGCCGCTTCGTCAGGCCGGGGTGCGCATCGCGCTGGATGATTTTGGCATGGGCTACGCCAGCCTTCATCACCTGCATCATATGAAAGCGCTGCCGATTGACGTGTTGAAAATAGATAAAAGCTTTATCGAAGGGCTGCCGGAAGATAACGCGATGGTGGGCGTGATTATCGCGATGGCCAAAGCGCTTGATCTGAAAGTCGTCGCGGAAGGCGTAGAGCGAGAAGCCCAGCGTGAGTGGTTAGTGCAGCAGGGCGTTATCTACGCCCAGGGCTTCCTGTATGCCAAAGCACACACCCTCGAGCAGTTTGAACGTGAATTTCTTACTGCGTAA
- a CDS encoding sugar kinase yields MLTQKIAVIGECMIELSQNGAQVQRGFGGDTLNTSVYLARQVNESALEVHYVTALGEDSFSQQMLDIWRQEHLHTTLIQRLEHRLPGLYYIETDSHGERTFYYWRNEAAARFWLESERSDEICAELAQFDYLYLSGISLAILNDASREKLFAMLKQARANGCKVIFDNNYRPRLWANPEETQRVYRQMLTCTDIAFLTLDDEDALWGAVPAEDVIHRTHAAGVEEVVIKRGAESCLVSVRGESVIEVPALCLPKEKVVDTTAAGDSFSAGYLAVRLTGGTAEEAAKRGHLTAGTVIQYRGAIIPREAMPK; encoded by the coding sequence ATGCTCACTCAGAAAATTGCCGTGATCGGCGAATGCATGATCGAACTGTCTCAGAATGGCGCTCAGGTGCAACGCGGCTTTGGAGGCGATACCCTAAATACCTCGGTTTATCTCGCCCGCCAGGTGAACGAAAGTGCACTGGAAGTGCATTATGTCACCGCGCTTGGCGAGGACAGTTTTAGCCAGCAAATGCTGGATATCTGGCGCCAGGAGCACCTACACACGACATTAATTCAGCGCCTGGAGCACCGCCTTCCGGGTCTGTATTACATTGAGACCGATAGCCACGGCGAGCGGACGTTCTACTACTGGCGTAACGAAGCGGCGGCACGGTTCTGGCTGGAGAGCGAGCGTTCAGACGAAATATGCGCGGAGCTGGCCCAGTTTGATTATCTCTACCTGAGCGGCATCAGCCTGGCCATACTCAATGACGCCAGCCGGGAGAAGCTTTTCGCGATGCTGAAGCAGGCCAGAGCTAACGGCTGCAAAGTCATTTTCGACAATAATTATCGGCCACGCTTATGGGCCAACCCGGAAGAGACACAGCGCGTTTATCGGCAAATGCTGACCTGTACGGATATTGCGTTCCTGACGCTGGACGACGAAGACGCACTATGGGGTGCCGTCCCGGCAGAAGACGTGATTCACCGGACGCATGCTGCTGGCGTAGAAGAGGTGGTCATCAAGCGAGGCGCTGAGTCTTGTCTGGTGTCGGTAAGAGGTGAAAGCGTGATCGAAGTCCCTGCCCTGTGCCTGCCAAAAGAAAAAGTCGTGGATACCACCGCGGCAGGGGATTCCTTCAGCGCAGGCTATCTGGCGGTGCGTTTAACGGGAGGAACGGCGGAAGAAGCCGCGAAGCGCGGTCATTTGACGGCGGGTACGGTGATTCAGTATCGCGGAGCGATTATCCCGCGGGAAGCGATGCCCAAATAA
- the pdeH gene encoding cyclic-guanylate-specific phosphodiesterase — translation MKLKQITHRLHTLEASVESLQERRFWLQCQRRYTFQPIYRTDGKLMAVELLTVVTHPAEAEVRIPPDRYFSSIPSRQRLSVVEEQLRLLEAWEQTFIGHDILASVNVDGPTLIAMKQHQPILDLIAKLPWVRFELVEHINLPQAATLAGMHEFGPLWLDDFGTGLANFSALSEVRYDYIKVARELFIMLRKSDEGRNLFTMLLQLMNRYCKGVIVEGIETVEEWRDVQSSPAYAAQGYFLSRPVPFENLENVLIRLP, via the coding sequence ATGAAGTTGAAGCAGATCACTCACCGGCTGCATACGCTTGAGGCGAGCGTTGAAAGTTTGCAGGAGCGACGATTCTGGCTGCAATGCCAGCGCCGCTACACCTTTCAGCCGATTTACAGAACAGACGGGAAATTGATGGCAGTTGAGCTGCTCACGGTGGTCACACATCCGGCTGAGGCAGAGGTGCGCATTCCTCCCGACCGCTATTTTTCTTCGATCCCCAGCCGCCAGCGTCTTTCGGTGGTGGAAGAGCAGCTGCGCCTGCTGGAAGCCTGGGAGCAGACCTTCATTGGGCACGACATCCTGGCGTCGGTCAACGTTGATGGCCCCACTTTGATTGCCATGAAGCAGCATCAGCCGATTCTCGACCTGATTGCCAAACTGCCGTGGGTACGTTTTGAACTGGTGGAGCATATTAACTTGCCGCAGGCGGCCACTCTGGCCGGTATGCACGAGTTTGGCCCGCTCTGGCTTGACGATTTCGGCACTGGCCTGGCTAACTTCTCTGCGCTGAGCGAAGTCCGCTACGACTATATCAAAGTGGCGCGCGAGCTTTTCATCATGCTGCGAAAAAGCGATGAAGGGCGGAATTTGTTCACCATGCTGCTGCAGTTAATGAACCGCTACTGCAAGGGTGTGATTGTTGAAGGCATTGAAACGGTTGAAGAATGGCGAGATGTTCAGTCTTCACCTGCTTATGCGGCACAAGGTTATTTCCTGTCCCGCCCGGTCCCCTTCGAAAACCTGGAAAACGTTCTGATTCGCCTTCCCTGA
- a CDS encoding M16 family metallopeptidase, with product MQGTKIRLLAGGLLLAATAGNVQAEALQPDPAWQQGTLSNGFQWQVLATPQRPSDRVEIRLMVNNGSLTETAQQSGYSHFLPRMLLTQTGGLPTSQARSLWHQSSDPERPLPPAIVSYDFTLFNLSLPNNRNDLLKEALAFMSTNIGSLDVTPATVTAALHVPDMVATWPMNTKDSWWRYRLKGSTLLGHDPAENLKRPVDAAQLKAFYDKWYTPDAMTLIVVGNVDSRSVAEQINKTFGELKGKRDTPAPVPTLSPLNPEPVSLMTDSVRQDRLSLMWDNTWQPIRESAALLRYWRADLAREALFWNVQQSLSKNGVKDLNLSFDCRVLYLRAQCGINIESPNDKLNASLTSVGRELLRVRDKGLSQEEFDALIAQKKNELTKLFATYARTNTDVLIGQRLRSLQNQVVDIAPEQYQKLRQDFLDSLTVSMLNQDLRQQLSQDMSMVLLQPKGEPEYNMKELKETWDKVMVPAAVPPATDDPKQDVSDIPPAS from the coding sequence ATGCAGGGCACCAAGATTCGACTTTTAGCTGGCGGGTTGCTATTAGCCGCAACGGCCGGCAACGTGCAGGCAGAAGCGCTCCAGCCGGACCCGGCCTGGCAACAGGGAACGCTCTCTAACGGCTTCCAGTGGCAGGTTTTGGCCACCCCTCAGCGCCCAAGCGATCGCGTTGAAATTCGCCTGATGGTGAACAACGGTTCGCTCACCGAAACCGCCCAGCAAAGCGGTTACAGCCACTTTTTACCGCGCATGCTGCTGACGCAGACCGGCGGTCTGCCGACGAGCCAGGCGCGTTCGTTATGGCACCAAAGCAGCGACCCGGAGCGTCCACTTCCTCCGGCTATCGTCTCCTATGACTTCACGCTGTTTAACTTAAGCTTGCCTAACAACCGCAATGATTTGCTGAAAGAAGCGCTGGCATTTATGTCGACCAATATCGGGTCGTTGGACGTGACGCCGGCAACAGTGACTGCGGCACTGCATGTGCCGGATATGGTTGCGACCTGGCCGATGAATACCAAAGACAGCTGGTGGCGCTACCGTCTGAAAGGTTCCACGCTGCTTGGCCACGATCCCGCTGAGAATCTCAAGCGCCCTGTAGATGCCGCGCAGTTGAAAGCGTTTTACGACAAGTGGTACACCCCGGATGCGATGACCCTAATTGTGGTCGGCAACGTGGATAGCCGCAGCGTGGCGGAGCAAATCAACAAGACCTTCGGCGAGCTGAAAGGTAAGCGTGATACCCCTGCACCTGTGCCAACGCTTTCCCCGCTTAACCCTGAGCCGGTGAGCCTGATGACCGACAGCGTGCGCCAGGACAGGTTGTCCCTGATGTGGGATAACACCTGGCAGCCGATTCGTGAATCCGCGGCGCTGCTGCGCTACTGGCGTGCCGATCTGGCCCGTGAAGCGCTGTTCTGGAATGTGCAGCAAAGCCTGAGCAAAAACGGCGTTAAAGATCTCAATCTGAGCTTTGACTGCCGCGTGCTTTATCTGCGCGCCCAGTGCGGGATCAATATTGAATCCCCGAACGATAAACTGAACGCCAGCCTTACCAGCGTTGGGCGTGAACTGCTGCGAGTACGCGATAAAGGGCTGTCTCAGGAAGAATTCGACGCGCTGATCGCGCAGAAAAAGAATGAGCTGACGAAGCTGTTTGCCACCTACGCGCGCACCAACACCGATGTACTGATCGGCCAGCGCTTGCGTTCGCTGCAAAACCAGGTGGTTGATATAGCGCCAGAGCAGTACCAGAAGCTGCGCCAGGACTTCCTCGACAGCCTGACCGTCTCAATGCTCAACCAGGACCTGCGCCAGCAGCTGTCTCAGGATATGTCGATGGTGCTGTTGCAGCCTAAAGGCGAGCCTGAGTACAACATGAAAGAGCTGAAAGAGACGTGGGATAAGGTGATGGTGCCGGCCGCTGTGCCGCCTGCGACCGACGATCCTAAGCAGGATGTTTCGGATATTCCACCGGCTTCTTAG
- a CDS encoding MFS transporter, producing MQASVATTLDTGADATPVNSRGKVVVASLVGTAIEFFDFYIYATAAVIVFPHIFFPQGDPTAATLQSLATFAIAFVARPIGSALFGHFGDRVGRKVTLVASLLTMGISTVVIGLLPGYASIGIFAPLLLALARFGQGLGLGGEWGGAALLATENAPPRKRALYGSFPQLGAPIGFFFANGTFLLLSWLLTDEQFMSWGWRVPFILSAVLVIIGLYVRVSLHETPVFAKIAKAGKQVKVPLGTLLTKHLKATILGTFIMLATYTLFYIMTVYSMTFSTAPVPAGLGFSRNEVLWMLMMAVIGFGVMVPIAGYLADAFGRRKSMIVITSLMILFALFVFPPLLGSGNQALVMAYLLIGLSLMGLTFGPMGALLPEMFPTEVRYTGASFSYNVASILGASVAPYIATWLQANYGLFYVGVYLAAMSALTLIALLLSKETRHQSL from the coding sequence ATGCAAGCATCCGTTGCCACAACTCTCGATACCGGGGCTGACGCTACGCCCGTAAACTCACGCGGAAAAGTCGTTGTTGCTTCGCTGGTCGGCACGGCCATCGAATTCTTCGACTTCTACATCTATGCCACCGCGGCGGTGATTGTCTTCCCGCACATCTTCTTCCCGCAGGGTGACCCGACGGCCGCCACGCTACAGTCTCTCGCCACTTTCGCTATCGCCTTTGTGGCTCGCCCGATTGGTTCGGCGCTATTCGGCCACTTCGGCGACCGCGTAGGTCGTAAAGTCACGCTGGTCGCTTCCTTGCTCACGATGGGGATCTCGACCGTCGTCATCGGCCTGCTGCCAGGCTATGCCAGTATTGGTATCTTCGCCCCGCTTCTGCTGGCGCTGGCCCGTTTTGGCCAGGGTCTTGGCCTGGGCGGTGAATGGGGTGGCGCGGCATTGCTGGCCACTGAGAACGCCCCGCCGCGCAAACGCGCGCTGTACGGTTCATTCCCGCAGTTGGGCGCGCCGATCGGCTTCTTCTTCGCCAACGGCACCTTCCTGCTGCTTTCATGGCTGCTGACCGACGAGCAGTTCATGTCCTGGGGCTGGCGCGTACCGTTCATTCTTTCTGCCGTTCTGGTCATTATTGGGCTTTATGTCCGCGTTTCGCTGCATGAAACGCCAGTATTCGCGAAGATTGCCAAAGCAGGCAAGCAGGTCAAAGTCCCGCTGGGCACGCTGCTGACCAAACATTTGAAGGCGACGATTCTCGGTACCTTCATCATGCTGGCCACCTATACACTGTTCTATATCATGACGGTCTATTCCATGACCTTCAGCACCGCACCCGTTCCGGCGGGATTGGGCTTCTCGCGCAATGAGGTGCTGTGGATGCTGATGATGGCGGTGATTGGCTTTGGTGTGATGGTGCCGATTGCGGGCTATCTGGCGGATGCTTTTGGCCGCCGTAAGAGCATGATTGTGATCACCAGCCTGATGATTCTGTTTGCACTGTTCGTCTTCCCGCCGCTGTTGGGCTCCGGGAACCAGGCGCTGGTGATGGCCTATCTGCTGATTGGCCTGAGCCTGATGGGGCTGACCTTTGGCCCGATGGGGGCGCTGCTGCCGGAGATGTTCCCGACGGAAGTCCGCTACACCGGCGCGTCATTCTCATACAACGTGGCGTCCATTCTTGGCGCTTCCGTCGCACCGTATATCGCGACCTGGCTGCAGGCTAATTACGGCCTGTTCTATGTCGGCGTGTATCTGGCGGCGATGTCTGCCCTGACGCTGATTGCGCTGCTGTTGAGCAAAGAGACCCGCCACCAGTCGCTGTAA
- a CDS encoding AsmA family protein — protein MTKTGKISSAVAGIFLLLVVVAIVLIATFDWNRLKPTINQKVSTELNRPFAIRGDLGVVWERNKDEPGWRSWVPWPHVHAEDILLGNPPDIPEVTMVHLPRVDATLAPLSLLTKTVYIPWIKLVEPDARIIRLSEKINNWTFNLASSGDSDPNPKPSGWSFRLDNILFDKGRIAVDDRVTKAELTILVDPLGKPLAFSEVSGQKPQGKDAAKAADYVFGLKVSGRYNGQPVEGSGKIGGMLALRSESDSAFPVQADVRSGTSRVAFVGTVNDPMKMGGVDLRLKFSGDSLGNLYALTGVLLPDTPPFETDGHLLAKIDTDKGSVFRYQDFNGRIGDSDIHGSLTYSQGKPRPKLEGDLVSKQLRLADLGPLIGVDSGKDAEKTKKARQQRGDRTVQPADKVLPYDRFETDKWNVMDADVRFKGQRIEHSGTLPLSDLTTHVILNNADLRLQPLKFGMAGGSINANIHLEGDKKPMQGKADIQARRLQLKQLMPKVESMQKTLGELNGDANLSGRGNSVAALLGTSNGSLKLLMNDGLISRNLMEIVGLNVGNYIVGKIFGDDEVRINCAAANLDLRNGIATPRIFAFDTENALINVTGSTNFASERLDLTIDPESKGIRIITLRSPLYVRGTFKSPDAGVKPGPLIIRGAVAAALATLVTPAAALAALISPSEGSENQCRTILGQMKK, from the coding sequence ATGACAAAAACGGGTAAAATTAGCAGCGCAGTTGCCGGGATTTTCTTGTTGTTGGTTGTCGTAGCGATCGTGTTGATCGCCACGTTTGACTGGAACCGGCTGAAACCAACCATCAACCAAAAAGTCTCGACAGAGCTGAACCGCCCCTTTGCTATTCGTGGCGACTTAGGGGTGGTTTGGGAACGTAATAAAGACGAGCCCGGCTGGCGCAGCTGGGTGCCGTGGCCACACGTTCATGCCGAAGATATCCTGCTTGGCAACCCGCCGGACATCCCCGAAGTCACTATGGTCCATCTGCCAAGAGTGGATGCGACGCTTGCCCCGCTCTCGCTGCTCACCAAAACGGTCTACATCCCCTGGATAAAACTGGTCGAGCCCGATGCCCGAATTATCCGGCTGTCGGAAAAAATCAATAACTGGACCTTTAACCTTGCCAGTTCTGGCGACAGCGATCCCAATCCAAAACCTTCCGGCTGGTCCTTCCGGCTGGATAACATTTTGTTCGATAAAGGCCGGATCGCCGTAGACGATCGAGTGACCAAGGCTGAGCTGACTATCCTCGTCGATCCGCTGGGTAAACCGCTGGCTTTCAGCGAAGTGTCCGGCCAAAAGCCACAGGGCAAAGACGCAGCGAAGGCGGCAGATTACGTTTTCGGCCTGAAAGTCAGTGGCCGCTACAACGGCCAGCCGGTGGAAGGGAGCGGTAAAATCGGCGGCATGCTGGCACTGCGCAGTGAAAGTGATAGTGCGTTCCCGGTGCAGGCCGATGTGCGTTCAGGGACATCGCGAGTGGCCTTCGTTGGCACCGTCAACGACCCGATGAAAATGGGCGGTGTCGATCTCAGGCTTAAATTCTCCGGCGATTCTCTCGGTAACCTTTACGCGCTGACCGGCGTGCTGCTGCCGGATACGCCTCCGTTTGAAACCGATGGCCATCTGCTGGCGAAAATCGACACAGATAAAGGCTCTGTCTTCCGCTATCAGGATTTTAACGGGCGCATTGGCGACAGTGATATTCACGGTTCCCTGACCTACAGCCAGGGGAAACCACGCCCTAAACTCGAAGGCGATTTAGTCTCTAAACAATTGCGGCTGGCCGATTTAGGGCCGCTGATTGGCGTTGATTCCGGAAAAGATGCCGAAAAGACGAAAAAAGCCAGGCAGCAGCGGGGCGACAGAACGGTGCAACCCGCTGACAAAGTGCTGCCTTACGATCGCTTTGAAACGGACAAATGGAACGTGATGGACGCCGATGTGCGCTTCAAAGGGCAGCGCATTGAACACAGCGGAACGCTGCCGCTGAGCGACCTGACCACCCACGTGATCCTGAATAACGCCGACCTGCGCCTGCAGCCGCTGAAATTCGGCATGGCGGGCGGCTCCATCAATGCCAACATCCACCTTGAGGGCGATAAAAAGCCGATGCAGGGGAAAGCGGATATTCAGGCGCGTCGCCTGCAGCTGAAGCAGCTTATGCCGAAGGTTGAGTCGATGCAGAAAACGCTGGGCGAGCTGAACGGCGACGCCAACCTGAGCGGGCGCGGTAACTCGGTCGCCGCACTGCTGGGCACCAGTAACGGCAGTTTGAAGCTGTTGATGAATGACGGGCTTATCAGCCGTAACCTGATGGAAATCGTCGGCCTGAACGTGGGCAACTACATTGTCGGCAAAATTTTTGGCGATGATGAGGTGCGGATCAACTGCGCCGCCGCGAATCTGGATTTACGCAACGGAATTGCGACACCGAGAATTTTTGCCTTTGATACAGAAAATGCACTGATTAATGTCACCGGCAGCACCAATTTTGCCAGCGAACGCCTGGATTTGACCATCGATCCTGAGAGCAAAGGGATTCGGATTATTACTCTGCGTTCACCGCTTTATGTGCGCGGCACGTTCAAGAGCCCGGATGCGGGCGTGAAGCCGGGACCATTGATTATTCGTGGTGCAGTGGCCGCAGCGCTTGCAACGCTGGTCACTCCGGCAGCGGCGCTGGCCGCTTTGATATCGCCTTCTGAAGGCAGTGAGAATCAGTGCCGGACGATTTTGGGGCAGATGAAGAAATGA
- a CDS encoding dicarboxylate/amino acid:cation symporter, protein MKTSLFKSLYFQVLTAIAIGILLGHFYPELGAQMKPFGDAFVKLIKMIIAPVIFCTVVTGIAGMESMKAVGRTGAVALLYFEIVSTIALIIGLVVVNVLQPGAGMNVDPATLDAKAVAVYAEQAQQQGVIAFLLDVIPGSVIGAFASGNILQVLLFAVLFGFALHRLGHKGQMIFNVIESFSQVIFGIINMIMRLAPIGAFGAMAFTIGKYGVGSLVQLGQLIVCFYITCLLFVILVLGSIARATGFSIFKFIRYIKEELLIVLGTSSSESVLPRMLDKMEKLGCRKSVVGLVIPTGYSFNLDGTSIYLTMAAVFIAQATNSHMDIFHQITLLVVLLLSSKGAAGVTGSGFIVLAATISAVGHLPVAGLALILGIDRFMSEARALTNLVGNGVATVVVAKWVKQLDEKQLHQQLDNPKSDKKVTEVSH, encoded by the coding sequence ATGAAAACCTCACTCTTCAAAAGTCTGTATTTTCAGGTGCTGACCGCAATTGCCATCGGTATTTTGCTGGGTCACTTTTACCCGGAATTGGGTGCCCAAATGAAACCGTTTGGCGACGCGTTCGTCAAACTGATTAAAATGATTATTGCGCCCGTCATCTTCTGTACCGTGGTGACCGGGATCGCAGGCATGGAAAGCATGAAAGCCGTGGGCCGTACCGGCGCGGTAGCGTTACTTTATTTTGAAATTGTCAGCACGATTGCGCTGATTATCGGGCTGGTTGTGGTTAACGTACTGCAGCCTGGCGCTGGCATGAACGTGGATCCGGCGACGCTGGATGCCAAAGCGGTAGCGGTTTACGCTGAACAAGCTCAGCAGCAGGGCGTTATTGCCTTCTTGCTGGACGTGATCCCAGGCAGCGTGATTGGCGCGTTTGCCAGCGGTAACATTCTGCAGGTGCTGCTGTTTGCCGTCCTGTTTGGCTTTGCGCTGCATCGCCTGGGCCACAAAGGTCAGATGATCTTTAACGTCATCGAAAGCTTCTCTCAGGTGATTTTCGGCATCATCAACATGATCATGCGTCTGGCACCTATCGGGGCGTTTGGGGCCATGGCGTTCACCATCGGTAAGTATGGCGTAGGTTCTCTGGTGCAGCTGGGCCAGTTGATCGTCTGCTTCTACATTACCTGTCTGCTGTTTGTGATTTTGGTGTTGGGTTCCATCGCCCGTGCCACCGGCTTCAGCATCTTCAAGTTCATCCGCTACATCAAAGAAGAACTGCTGATTGTGCTGGGGACATCCTCTTCCGAGTCCGTTCTGCCGCGTATGCTCGATAAGATGGAAAAACTGGGCTGCCGTAAATCCGTTGTGGGCCTGGTGATTCCAACCGGTTACTCCTTCAACCTGGACGGCACCTCGATTTACCTGACCATGGCTGCGGTGTTTATCGCCCAGGCGACCAACAGCCACATGGATATCTTCCATCAGATCACGCTGCTGGTTGTGCTGCTGCTCTCCTCTAAAGGGGCGGCGGGCGTGACGGGAAGCGGATTTATCGTGCTGGCGGCAACCATTTCTGCGGTAGGCCATCTGCCGGTTGCGGGTCTGGCGCTGATTCTGGGTATCGACCGCTTCATGTCCGAAGCGCGCGCGCTGACCAACCTGGTCGGCAACGGCGTGGCGACCGTTGTTGTCGCGAAATGGGTTAAGCAACTGGATGAAAAGCAACTTCATCAGCAGCTGGATAATCCAAAATCTGACAAAAAAGTGACCGAAGTCTCCCACTAA